A single genomic interval of Hippea jasoniae harbors:
- a CDS encoding DUF1015 family protein, with protein sequence MAEVKPFRGIIYEKTHFNNTVMAPPYDVIDEDYKEILKQRNPYNIVNLTLPESYTKAKQLLDEWLKNGILKMDNSCRFYAYSCNYRFDNKERQLKGILIALKVEPFGKNIKPHEKTLKGPKIDRFNLITTTHASFCPIMGLYSHDKTINEIISETVSSSVMFEAKFEDTTHSLYAIDSNHIKTIEESLKDKTIIIADGHHRYETALMIKEHFNKQGLKNGGFDYILTLLVDAHSGGLCLFSIHRLIKQLKDKEAFIESLKQYFTVKQGRFDDADFIGYSKDGFISLFLEKRPTALPDGLDAKIFEDIIYKKILKLTDEDIKNQHIAGYAHTEKELIEAVDKGSAVFGFLLKPINYETLTQIVNQGLIVPQKSTYFYPKIPSGLVGYHFDSIKGCENV encoded by the coding sequence ATGGCTGAAGTAAAACCGTTTAGAGGCATAATCTATGAAAAAACACACTTTAACAACACCGTCATGGCACCTCCATATGATGTAATTGATGAAGATTACAAAGAAATTTTAAAGCAAAGAAATCCATACAACATCGTAAATTTAACACTACCGGAATCCTATACAAAAGCAAAACAGCTGCTTGATGAATGGCTAAAAAATGGCATATTAAAAATGGACAATAGCTGCAGATTCTATGCATACAGCTGCAACTATAGATTTGACAACAAAGAAAGGCAGCTCAAAGGCATACTAATTGCATTAAAGGTTGAGCCGTTTGGCAAAAATATAAAACCCCACGAAAAAACACTCAAAGGCCCAAAAATCGACCGTTTTAACCTGATAACAACAACACATGCAAGCTTCTGCCCCATCATGGGCTTGTATTCTCATGATAAAACAATTAACGAAATTATATCAGAAACAGTTAGCTCATCAGTAATGTTTGAGGCTAAATTTGAGGATACCACACACAGCCTTTATGCCATCGATAGCAATCACATAAAAACCATAGAAGAATCATTAAAAGACAAAACAATCATCATAGCCGATGGTCATCACAGATATGAAACAGCATTGATGATTAAGGAGCATTTTAACAAGCAGGGCTTAAAAAACGGCGGATTTGATTATATACTGACGCTTCTTGTGGATGCCCACAGTGGCGGTCTTTGCCTATTTTCCATACACAGATTGATAAAACAGCTAAAAGACAAAGAGGCATTTATTGAGAGCTTAAAACAATATTTCACAGTCAAACAGGGCAGGTTCGATGATGCAGATTTTATCGGATACTCAAAAGATGGATTTATATCTCTGTTTTTAGAAAAAAGACCAACTGCATTGCCCGATGGATTGGATGCAAAGATCTTTGAGGATATCATCTACAAGAAAATATTAAAACTCACAGATGAGGATATAAAAAATCAACACATTGCAGGATACGCCCATACAGAAAAAGAACTAATAGAGGCTGTGGATAAAGGCAGTGCCGTATTTGGATTTTTACTAAAACCGATAAATTATGAAACACTAACCCAAATAGTCAATCAGGGTTTAATTGTGCCACAGAAATCAACCTACTTTTATCCCAAAATACCTTCAGGCCTTGTGGGTTATCATTTTGATAGCATTAAGGGGTGTGAGAATGTTTGA
- a CDS encoding ATP-dependent helicase has product MTQQSNSIIEALNEQQKAAVLENGCNLLIIAGAGSGKTKTLTHKIAYILDSGLAKPFQIMALTFTNKAANEMKERIVKLVGSDANQMWIGTFHSIALRLLRNEGYRYVIYDTKDQENLLKEVLKQLNIDPKKFTPKKILSAISSYKLNLIKPDQLPVDSIYEKTLKKIYKTYEEKLESSEAVDFDNIIIKTIELLEENPQVREKYAQRFKYIFIDEYQDTNYPQYLFVKLLHNKNNIVCAVGDEDQSIYSFRGAQIENILRFDKEYENCKIIKLEKNYRSAIEILNIANKLIAKNTKRNKKNLYSEKNGGNISIINLPTDTDEAYFVAEKILKLSKQGENLNEIAVLYRTNRQSRAIEEALIKYAIPYQIIGSHRFLERKEIKDILAYLRLLINKKDDISFLRAIGSHPRGIGAKFIEKIKQEAKNRELSLFETSKLLIEENKLSNRQKNALNDFLSIFETIDTTQRVDKIIDEIAQKSGYKNYLEQNSDFDRMGNVEELKNAGNLENLDDFLESLSLLDYSNDLEKGSEHVKLMTIHAAKGLEFNTVFIVGVEEGLFPNGNLKIDENDIEEERRLFYVAITRAKTNLFISHASARKINNAYQGCMPSRFLKEIDVKQKTKDIKRGDRVLHKLFGEGVVLSKDNDMLSINFNGSIKKVLVRDFNLTVI; this is encoded by the coding sequence ATGACGCAACAGAGCAACTCCATAATAGAAGCGCTGAATGAGCAGCAAAAAGCGGCTGTTTTAGAGAACGGCTGCAACCTTCTGATTATAGCAGGTGCTGGAAGCGGCAAAACAAAAACACTAACCCACAAGATCGCATATATACTGGATAGCGGACTTGCAAAACCATTTCAGATCATGGCATTGACCTTTACAAACAAAGCGGCAAATGAGATGAAAGAGCGTATTGTTAAACTTGTGGGCAGTGATGCTAATCAAATGTGGATCGGCACATTTCACTCTATAGCTTTAAGGCTTTTGAGAAACGAAGGTTACAGATATGTAATTTACGATACAAAAGACCAGGAAAACCTACTAAAAGAGGTTTTAAAGCAACTAAATATAGACCCGAAGAAATTCACACCAAAAAAGATACTCTCTGCCATTTCATCCTACAAACTCAATCTAATCAAACCAGACCAGCTTCCTGTTGATTCCATCTATGAAAAAACACTTAAAAAGATCTACAAAACATATGAGGAAAAGCTTGAAAGTTCCGAAGCTGTAGATTTTGATAACATAATCATAAAAACTATAGAGCTGCTTGAAGAAAATCCGCAGGTAAGGGAAAAGTACGCTCAGCGTTTTAAATACATCTTTATTGATGAGTATCAGGACACAAACTACCCGCAATACCTGTTCGTTAAGCTATTGCATAACAAAAACAACATTGTTTGCGCTGTTGGCGATGAGGATCAATCTATCTACAGCTTCAGGGGTGCTCAAATCGAAAATATCTTAAGATTCGATAAAGAATATGAGAACTGCAAAATTATCAAGCTTGAGAAAAACTATAGATCTGCCATAGAGATACTCAACATAGCAAACAAGCTGATTGCAAAAAATACCAAAAGAAATAAAAAAAACCTATACTCAGAAAAAAACGGCGGTAATATTTCGATTATCAATCTACCCACAGACACAGATGAGGCTTACTTTGTGGCAGAAAAAATTCTTAAGTTGAGCAAACAGGGTGAAAATCTAAATGAAATAGCTGTTCTTTATCGCACAAACAGACAATCAAGGGCGATTGAGGAGGCTTTAATAAAATATGCAATACCCTACCAAATTATAGGCTCTCACAGATTTTTAGAAAGAAAAGAGATTAAAGACATTTTAGCGTATCTGAGGCTTCTGATTAACAAAAAAGACGATATATCATTTTTGCGTGCAATAGGTTCACACCCCAGAGGAATCGGAGCAAAATTTATAGAAAAAATCAAACAGGAAGCCAAAAACAGAGAATTATCACTATTTGAAACATCAAAGTTGTTGATAGAAGAAAATAAACTCTCAAATAGACAGAAAAATGCATTGAATGATTTTTTATCAATATTTGAGACGATCGATACAACACAAAGGGTTGATAAAATCATAGATGAGATTGCGCAAAAAAGCGGATATAAAAACTATCTTGAACAAAACTCAGATTTTGATAGAATGGGTAATGTGGAAGAATTAAAAAACGCTGGCAATTTAGAGAATCTGGATGATTTTTTAGAAAGCCTGTCTTTATTGGATTATTCCAACGATCTGGAAAAAGGCAGTGAGCATGTCAAACTTATGACAATCCATGCTGCAAAAGGCCTTGAATTCAACACGGTTTTTATAGTGGGTGTTGAGGAGGGATTATTCCCCAATGGAAATCTAAAAATAGACGAAAACGACATAGAGGAAGAGCGCAGACTGTTCTATGTTGCCATTACGCGGGCAAAAACAAACCTCTTTATCAGCCATGCATCCGCAAGAAAAATCAACAACGCATATCAGGGATGTATGCCATCGAGATTCTTAAAAGAGATAGATGTTAAACAAAAAACAAAAGATATAAAACGCGGTGATAGGGTTTTGCATAAACTTTTTGGTGAAGGTGTTGTTTTATCAAAGGATAACGATATGCTTTCTATAAACTTCAACGGTTCGATAAAAAAGGTTTTAGTCAGGGACTTTAATTTAACTGTAATTTAG
- a CDS encoding chloride channel protein — MKVSLISELMFIIKNLKHSNTSKMLIYASIVGILAGLGAIVFYVLLDLTSTILLNHIAGFPLTHPTNEEPLLPLIHKPFSRALFLIIITVGGFISGLLIHLLALETKGGGTGEVVKAYHANKPIRKRVPFVKLIVSVISLGVGGAGGREGPAAQIGAGFGYQIGKLFHLTDKEKRILMLAGLAGGVGAIFRSPMGAAIYAVEVLYKDIDFEYEALLPAAISSIIAYSIFSAKFGWVHMFSTPPMAFHNPLEFLSYTILAIVCAISAIIFINIFNTTSETFEKIPSPLYIKTALGGFIVGLFAMILPDAAGMGYGIMQSAFLNKTSFYILIMIGLVRMITTSITLGSGNSVGLFAPTLVIGTAIGGGIGGILQSVLPRFVDNPASFAIVGMAGFFAATNKTPLSIIIVVAEITGNYELIVPSMWVVAISFLLTTRYSIERHQVKNRSHSPIHKYEYIRDVLEGIKVKDLMKKEFLSVTNSTNLSKIYEILSDSKQTDIPVLDKDNSLQGIVTLHVLKSILGESELSNFLVAEDVANKDVVTTTAEENLNTLLHKIGFKEINTVPVVDKNGKVVGIITRKDIIKAYNDATEQLHNRSAE; from the coding sequence ATGAAGGTTTCTTTAATCAGCGAATTGATGTTTATTATAAAAAATCTAAAACACTCAAACACAAGCAAGATGCTGATTTATGCATCAATAGTTGGCATATTAGCAGGTCTTGGTGCAATTGTATTCTATGTTTTGCTTGATTTAACCTCAACAATTCTACTAAACCATATAGCTGGATTTCCTTTAACACATCCGACAAACGAAGAACCACTTCTGCCACTTATACATAAACCGTTTAGCAGGGCTTTATTTCTTATAATTATCACCGTTGGTGGTTTTATCAGCGGATTATTGATACATCTTCTGGCTTTAGAAACAAAGGGTGGCGGCACAGGTGAGGTGGTTAAAGCCTACCATGCCAATAAACCGATAAGAAAAAGGGTGCCGTTTGTAAAACTCATTGTTTCTGTTATCTCACTGGGTGTAGGCGGAGCAGGCGGTAGAGAGGGCCCTGCAGCACAAATCGGTGCTGGTTTTGGCTATCAGATAGGAAAGCTCTTTCACTTAACGGATAAAGAAAAACGCATTTTGATGTTAGCAGGTCTTGCAGGCGGTGTTGGTGCAATCTTTAGAAGCCCTATGGGTGCGGCAATCTACGCTGTTGAGGTGCTTTATAAGGATATAGATTTTGAATATGAGGCACTTCTGCCTGCGGCTATCTCTTCCATCATAGCCTATTCAATATTCTCTGCCAAGTTTGGCTGGGTTCACATGTTTTCCACACCCCCAATGGCGTTTCACAATCCCCTTGAATTTTTATCCTATACAATTCTTGCAATAGTCTGTGCAATAAGTGCAATAATATTCATCAATATTTTCAATACCACATCTGAAACATTTGAGAAAATACCATCCCCGCTTTACATAAAAACGGCTTTGGGTGGCTTTATCGTTGGCCTTTTTGCAATGATTCTACCTGATGCTGCAGGCATGGGATACGGCATTATGCAAAGCGCTTTTCTTAACAAAACAAGCTTTTACATCCTGATTATGATAGGTCTTGTAAGAATGATCACCACCTCAATAACACTGGGGAGCGGGAACTCGGTAGGTTTATTTGCACCAACGCTTGTTATAGGTACAGCAATCGGCGGCGGCATTGGTGGAATTCTACAGTCTGTTCTACCGCGCTTTGTTGATAATCCTGCAAGCTTTGCCATTGTTGGTATGGCAGGCTTTTTTGCAGCAACAAATAAAACACCTCTATCTATTATAATAGTGGTTGCAGAAATTACAGGCAATTATGAGCTTATTGTTCCATCAATGTGGGTTGTTGCTATAAGCTTTTTGCTAACAACACGCTATAGCATTGAGCGGCACCAGGTGAAAAACAGATCACACAGCCCGATACACAAATACGAATACATAAGAGATGTGCTTGAAGGCATAAAGGTAAAAGATCTTATGAAAAAAGAGTTTTTAAGTGTTACCAATTCAACAAACCTTTCAAAAATATATGAAATTCTGTCAGATTCAAAGCAAACCGACATCCCTGTTTTAGATAAAGACAATTCACTGCAGGGTATCGTTACACTGCATGTGTTGAAATCGATTCTTGGAGAAAGTGAGCTATCCAATTTTCTTGTCGCAGAGGATGTAGCAAATAAGGATGTTGTTACAACAACAGCTGAGGAAAACTTAAACACACTTTTGCATAAGATCGGCTTCAAAGAGATCAACACCGTGCCTGTCGTTGATAAAAACGGCAAAGTAGTGGGTATTATTACAAGAAAGGATATCATTAAAGCCTACAATGACGCAACAGAGCAACTCCATAATAGAAGCGCTGAATGA
- the glmS gene encoding glutamine--fructose-6-phosphate transaminase (isomerizing), translated as MCGIVGYSGSKKALPILLEGLKSLEYRGYDSAGISLKTDKIYTVKTKGKIVDLITLITESRLDTKASIGIGHTRWATHGHPTSTNAHPHTTKNVAIVHNGIIENYRDLEAYLKEKGFSRATDTDSEIVALLIEYFLEKYDFFEAFSKTIAKLEGSFAIAAISTKADYIAVAKHESPLVIGIGNNETFIASDVAALIEYTNNFIFLEDGDIARIEKGNIEIFDKDKNLARRKITTINWSKQKAQKGGFKHFMLKEINEEDEAVRNTIQSRIMPDGRLILEELDGMEEILKNTDRITIVACGTSYYAGLTAKPVLEKFTGVKVDVEIGSEFRYYNYIYSKNNLFVAISQSGETADTKEPLKMAKNNGIPTISIVNVKESAIARIADRCIYTLAGPEISVASTKAFVSQLAVLYMLALYMGHLKGKDNSKEARYLLKMPHLIKETFNMADKTANSIAKAYCKYKNYLYLGRGICYPLALEGALKLKEISYIHAEGYPAGEMKHGPIALIDEQTPSVVVAHPHEPYYSKTLSNCEEIKSRGGKIILVSSKPHPIADETIQIPDVNYDFAGFVYVIPLQLFAYYSALYLGHDIDQPRNLAKSVTVE; from the coding sequence ATGTGTGGAATTGTTGGTTACAGTGGCTCAAAAAAAGCTCTTCCTATTCTGCTTGAAGGTCTAAAATCGCTTGAATACAGGGGTTATGATTCAGCCGGTATATCTCTAAAAACCGATAAGATCTACACGGTTAAAACAAAGGGCAAAATCGTCGATCTAATAACGCTAATCACAGAAAGCAGACTGGATACAAAGGCCAGTATCGGAATCGGCCACACCCGATGGGCAACCCATGGGCATCCTACATCCACAAATGCCCATCCCCATACAACCAAAAATGTTGCAATCGTTCACAACGGCATCATAGAAAACTACAGAGACCTTGAAGCATACCTAAAAGAAAAGGGTTTTAGTAGAGCAACAGACACAGACAGTGAAATTGTGGCACTTTTGATTGAGTATTTTTTAGAAAAATACGATTTTTTTGAGGCTTTCAGCAAAACCATAGCAAAGCTTGAAGGTAGTTTTGCAATAGCAGCTATATCAACCAAAGCAGACTACATAGCTGTAGCAAAACATGAAAGCCCACTGGTAATAGGCATTGGCAACAACGAAACATTCATAGCCAGCGATGTTGCAGCTTTAATAGAATACACAAATAACTTTATATTTTTAGAAGATGGCGACATTGCCAGGATAGAAAAAGGTAATATAGAGATTTTTGACAAAGATAAAAACCTCGCAAGGCGAAAGATAACAACCATAAACTGGTCAAAACAGAAAGCCCAAAAAGGTGGATTCAAGCATTTCATGCTTAAGGAGATAAATGAAGAGGATGAAGCTGTAAGAAACACGATTCAATCAAGAATAATGCCTGATGGCAGACTGATATTGGAAGAACTTGATGGTATGGAAGAAATCCTTAAAAATACCGACAGAATCACAATTGTTGCATGCGGAACCAGTTATTATGCGGGTCTTACAGCAAAACCTGTTTTGGAAAAATTTACAGGCGTCAAGGTTGATGTGGAGATAGGCAGCGAATTTAGATACTACAACTATATCTATTCAAAAAACAATCTGTTTGTGGCCATCTCTCAGTCTGGGGAAACGGCAGATACAAAAGAGCCTCTCAAAATGGCAAAAAATAACGGTATTCCTACAATCTCAATTGTTAATGTAAAAGAATCAGCTATAGCTCGAATTGCAGATAGATGCATCTATACACTTGCAGGACCAGAAATCAGCGTTGCATCAACAAAAGCCTTTGTTAGTCAGCTTGCCGTTTTATATATGCTTGCATTATACATGGGTCATCTAAAAGGCAAGGATAACTCAAAAGAAGCCCGATATCTCTTAAAAATGCCCCATCTAATCAAAGAAACATTCAACATGGCTGATAAAACGGCAAACTCAATTGCAAAAGCCTACTGCAAATACAAAAACTACCTATACCTTGGCAGGGGTATATGCTATCCACTTGCACTTGAGGGTGCACTAAAACTAAAAGAAATCTCATACATCCATGCAGAGGGTTACCCTGCAGGTGAAATGAAGCATGGACCGATTGCATTAATCGATGAACAAACCCCATCTGTTGTTGTAGCACACCCCCATGAGCCTTACTATTCCAAAACACTGTCAAACTGCGAGGAGATTAAATCACGCGGCGGCAAGATTATACTTGTTTCATCAAAACCCCATCCAATAGCCGATGAGACAATACAGATACCTGATGTAAACTACGATTTTGCAGGCTTTGTGTATGTTATTCCTCTTCAGCTGTTTGCATACTATTCTGCCCTTTATCTTGGTCATGACATAGACCAGCCAAGAAATCTTGCAAAAAGTGTTACGGTTGAATAG
- a CDS encoding chloride channel protein: protein MPFLEKGVIEEGKLLFYASLVGVITGFGAVLFLVATHFCSVYLLHNIAGYPLHEPKGEPHLFHAIHKSFSPFLLVTITTIGGLISGILVYTFAPEAEGHGTDAAIEAYHRKDGLIKPIVPIIKMIASAITLGSGGSGGREGPIAQIGAGFGSFLATKLHLSSKQRRILLASGMGSGVGAIFHAPMAGAIFASEVLYKDPEIEGEVFIYTIVASIVAYAIFSAFFGLKPLFFTPVFQFSNPVELISYTVLSIACGLFAIFYVKVFYGLRDIFKKIKIVPHIKPAIGGFIVGLIGVFLPDAISTGYGILQKAIDGEITITLLLLVAFFKVLTTSFTISSGGSAGVFGPSMVIGGSLGGAVGLIMHNISPLLAVQPASFVLVGMVGFFSAAANTPFSTIVMVTEMTGNYHLIVPAIWTAILSYIIAQKWTIYEKQEKNRRTSKAHSEEFTRDLLEEIKVSDIMKKTFKTIPQTAKLDTVFELLHETDDDDLIMVDISGKLKGIITLRVLKTILSEDYIPELLIAEDVANTKLITTTKDENLLHLIHKIGFKDINTIPVVEKNDPSNIIGVVKRSDIIKTYNETRQKAQKNV from the coding sequence ATGCCCTTTTTAGAAAAAGGGGTAATTGAGGAGGGAAAGCTCCTCTTTTATGCCTCTTTGGTTGGTGTTATAACAGGTTTTGGTGCCGTCTTGTTTTTGGTTGCAACACATTTTTGCAGTGTCTATCTGCTTCACAACATTGCAGGCTATCCCCTCCATGAGCCAAAAGGCGAACCGCATCTGTTTCATGCAATACATAAATCGTTCTCTCCATTTTTGCTTGTGACAATAACAACCATAGGTGGATTGATATCGGGCATTCTGGTTTATACCTTTGCACCAGAGGCAGAAGGTCATGGCACAGATGCAGCCATTGAGGCATACCATAGAAAAGACGGACTTATTAAACCGATAGTTCCCATAATAAAGATGATAGCCTCAGCAATTACTTTAGGTAGTGGTGGCAGCGGAGGAAGAGAAGGCCCCATTGCTCAGATTGGAGCAGGTTTTGGCTCATTTTTAGCAACAAAATTACACCTAAGTTCAAAACAAAGAAGAATATTGCTTGCAAGTGGTATGGGATCTGGCGTTGGTGCAATATTCCATGCTCCTATGGCGGGTGCTATATTTGCAAGTGAAGTTTTGTATAAAGACCCAGAAATTGAGGGTGAGGTTTTCATCTATACAATTGTAGCATCGATTGTTGCTTATGCCATTTTTAGCGCATTCTTTGGATTAAAGCCGTTGTTTTTTACACCTGTTTTTCAGTTTTCAAATCCAGTTGAGCTTATCTCATACACCGTTTTATCAATCGCCTGTGGTCTGTTTGCTATCTTTTATGTTAAGGTATTCTATGGACTCAGAGATATATTCAAAAAAATTAAAATTGTACCGCATATTAAACCAGCAATCGGCGGCTTTATCGTGGGATTAATCGGTGTTTTTTTACCTGATGCAATCTCCACAGGTTACGGCATCCTGCAGAAAGCCATTGACGGTGAAATAACAATAACATTGCTTCTGCTTGTGGCTTTTTTTAAAGTTTTAACAACCTCATTCACGATTTCAAGCGGCGGTAGTGCGGGTGTTTTTGGGCCCTCTATGGTTATAGGAGGCAGCCTTGGTGGCGCAGTGGGTCTCATTATGCATAACATTTCACCTTTACTTGCAGTACAACCTGCATCTTTTGTTCTTGTGGGTATGGTTGGATTTTTTTCTGCTGCAGCCAACACACCTTTTTCTACAATTGTTATGGTCACGGAGATGACGGGAAATTACCATTTGATAGTTCCCGCTATCTGGACAGCCATTCTAAGCTATATCATAGCCCAGAAGTGGACCATTTATGAAAAACAGGAAAAAAATAGAAGAACCTCAAAGGCACACTCTGAGGAATTCACAAGGGATCTACTTGAAGAGATAAAGGTATCCGATATTATGAAAAAAACATTCAAAACTATTCCTCAAACGGCAAAACTTGACACCGTCTTTGAACTATTACACGAAACAGACGATGACGACCTGATAATGGTGGATATATCGGGTAAATTAAAAGGTATAATAACACTGAGAGTGTTAAAAACCATCCTAAGCGAGGATTATATTCCAGAATTACTCATAGCTGAAGATGTGGCAAACACAAAACTGATAACAACAACAAAGGATGAAAATCTCTTGCATTTAATACATAAAATAGGTTTTAAAGATATAAATACAATTCCTGTGGTGGAAAAAAATGACCCATCAAACATAATAGGTGTGGTAAAAAGAAGCGATATAATCAAAACATATAACGAAACCAGACAGAAAGCCCAAAAGAATGTTTGA
- the glmU gene encoding bifunctional UDP-N-acetylglucosamine diphosphorylase/glucosamine-1-phosphate N-acetyltransferase GlmU: protein MDAVILAAGKSTRMKSKTSKIFHEVCGRPLIFYVVEALKNFKIHIIANPLNHEHLKNLFNFAKIHIQNQQKGTLDAVKCAIDDISSPYFAVVNADTPLIDGSDIEAAFEIAKTENSECVLITAVLDDPYGYGRIVQTKEGLKIVEEKEATEEIKKIKEINSGIYIFKTESFKKVMNLVKPSQTTGELYLPDVVGLLKNIKTLKVNARKILGVNTKKQLAEVRRIIQQRILDRFDDVSFVDPDSTYINYDVKIGSDTIIFPGVNIRGNTKIGRDCIIENGSVIENSIIGDNVHIKPYSVIEESCIANNCQIGPFAHLRPLSRLSENVRIGNFVETKKVEIGKGSKASHLTYLGDAKLGEDVNVGCGTITCNYDGYQKNETIIGDRVFIGSDVQLVAPVKVGDDALIAAGTTVTKDVEPFALAISRVPQTNKKDWVKKYRKAMEEKLGKKR from the coding sequence ATGGATGCTGTTATTTTAGCTGCAGGCAAATCAACGCGAATGAAATCAAAAACAAGCAAGATATTCCATGAGGTTTGTGGAAGACCACTGATCTTTTATGTCGTTGAAGCTTTAAAAAACTTCAAGATTCACATTATCGCAAATCCACTAAACCACGAGCACCTAAAAAATCTATTCAACTTTGCCAAAATCCATATCCAGAATCAGCAAAAAGGCACACTGGATGCTGTGAAATGTGCTATCGATGACATCAGCAGTCCCTATTTTGCCGTTGTTAATGCAGATACGCCGCTTATAGATGGCAGTGATATCGAGGCAGCATTTGAAATAGCAAAAACAGAAAACTCAGAATGCGTACTAATAACGGCTGTTTTAGATGATCCTTATGGATACGGCAGAATAGTGCAAACAAAAGAGGGTTTAAAAATTGTTGAGGAAAAAGAGGCAACCGAGGAGATAAAAAAAATCAAGGAGATCAACAGTGGCATCTATATCTTTAAAACTGAAAGTTTTAAAAAAGTAATGAATCTTGTAAAACCATCACAAACCACAGGCGAGTTATATCTACCAGATGTTGTAGGGCTTTTAAAAAATATAAAAACATTAAAGGTTAATGCCAGAAAGATTTTAGGCGTAAATACCAAAAAACAGCTTGCCGAGGTCAGGCGTATAATTCAACAGCGTATACTTGATAGATTCGACGATGTATCGTTTGTTGACCCAGACAGCACCTACATCAACTACGATGTCAAAATTGGATCAGATACCATTATCTTTCCCGGCGTTAATATAAGAGGAAACACAAAAATAGGCCGGGATTGCATCATTGAAAACGGCAGTGTTATAGAAAATTCCATTATAGGTGATAATGTACACATAAAACCCTACAGCGTCATTGAGGAAAGCTGTATTGCAAACAACTGTCAGATTGGACCATTTGCCCACTTAAGACCACTCAGCAGACTAAGCGAAAATGTAAGAATCGGCAATTTTGTTGAAACAAAAAAGGTTGAAATCGGCAAAGGTTCCAAAGCAAGCCATTTAACCTATCTTGGTGATGCAAAATTGGGTGAGGATGTAAATGTCGGATGCGGAACAATAACATGCAACTACGATGGCTATCAGAAGAATGAAACAATCATAGGCGACAGGGTATTTATAGGTTCGGATGTTCAGCTTGTTGCTCCTGTTAAAGTGGGTGATGATGCTTTAATTGCAGCAGGCACAACCGTTACAAAGGATGTTGAGCCATTTGCCCTTGCCATCTCAAGAGTCCCTCAGACAAACAAAAAGGATTGGGTTAAAAAATATAGAAAGGCAATGGAGGAGAAGTTAGGTAAAAAGCGGTAA